The following are encoded together in the Sporomusaceae bacterium genome:
- a CDS encoding response regulator yields MLLRGDKMPFSVLIVEDDPMVSDILRRVIERMSGFKVAGISASEGDALNSIARLSPDLILLDIYLPAGNGLNILKHVRRRELATDVILVTAAKDVQTISATLRFGAIDYIIKPFDLDRLKAALKNYARMRKVFHKKEEIRQDDLDRIASRTAPPGTEEEKEPLPEDLPKGVHQLTLEQLLTILLREKKPMTCQEIAMVMAMSKITVWRYLEYLVETKKIKYSLLYGGTGRPSKLYFIEG; encoded by the coding sequence ATGCTATTGCGGGGTGACAAGATGCCTTTTTCGGTGCTGATTGTGGAAGACGACCCGATGGTATCGGATATCCTTCGGCGGGTTATCGAGCGGATGAGCGGGTTTAAGGTGGCGGGAATAAGCGCTTCGGAGGGTGATGCGCTCAATAGCATCGCCAGGTTGTCGCCCGATCTGATTCTTCTGGATATTTATCTGCCGGCCGGCAATGGACTGAATATTCTCAAGCATGTCCGCCGCCGGGAGCTGGCGACCGATGTCATCCTTGTCACCGCCGCAAAGGATGTGCAGACGATTTCCGCTACACTGCGATTCGGGGCAATAGATTATATAATTAAGCCTTTCGATCTTGACCGTCTTAAGGCCGCTCTGAAGAATTACGCCAGGATGCGCAAGGTGTTCCATAAGAAAGAGGAGATCCGCCAGGACGATCTCGACAGGATCGCCTCGAGGACCGCCCCGCCGGGCACCGAAGAAGAGAAGGAGCCGCTCCCGGAGGATTTGCCCAAGGGAGTGCACCAGCTGACTTTGGAGCAGTTGCTGACGATTCTCCTGCGGGAGAAGAAGCCGATGACTTGCCAGGAGATTGCAATGGTGATGGCAATGTCGAAGATTACCGTTTGGCGCTATCTGGAGTATCTCGTGGAGACGAAAAAGATCAAGTATTCGCTGTTGTACGGCGGTACCGGCCGCCCTTCGAAGCTGTATTTTATCGAGGGCTGA
- a CDS encoding 6-phosphofructokinase, with the protein MALIGKALVAQGGGPTAVINQTLAGIVLEARKFSQITKIYGAVNGVAGIVREDFLDLTQETTHNLEQVALTPSSALLSTRDKPDSKYCHDIFKVLKAHDIRYFFYIGGNDSADTVRIVNDEAEASGYEMRAIHVPKTIDNDLMGNDHTPGFGSAARFIAQAFMGINLDVRALPGVYLGIVMGRHAGFLAASSAIAQKYPEDGPHLIYLPERTFDVDEFLASVKKTYDQHRKCVVALSEGICDRSGDPIVVSLRKDTEVDAHGNVSLSGSWVIGDLLSSLIKEKLGISRVRSDTFGYLQRSFLGCVSDVDQHEAREAGERAVQMAVWNNVDGSIAIVRTGYYSVDYRLQPLADVAGKTRVMPDEFINADGNHITDAFKFYVRPLMGSGLPSPSQLRAPRVPKLLERE; encoded by the coding sequence ATGGCTCTCATCGGCAAAGCCCTCGTCGCCCAGGGAGGCGGCCCCACCGCCGTCATCAACCAGACCCTGGCCGGCATCGTCCTCGAAGCCCGCAAATTCTCCCAGATCACCAAAATATACGGCGCGGTCAACGGCGTCGCCGGCATAGTCCGCGAAGACTTCCTCGACCTCACCCAGGAAACCACCCACAACCTCGAACAGGTCGCCCTCACCCCCTCCTCCGCCCTCCTCTCCACCCGCGACAAGCCTGACAGCAAATACTGCCACGATATCTTCAAAGTCCTCAAAGCCCACGACATCCGCTACTTCTTCTACATCGGCGGCAACGACTCCGCCGACACCGTCCGCATCGTCAACGACGAAGCCGAAGCCTCCGGCTACGAAATGCGGGCCATCCACGTCCCCAAAACCATCGACAACGACCTCATGGGCAACGACCACACCCCCGGCTTCGGCTCGGCGGCGCGCTTCATCGCCCAGGCCTTCATGGGCATCAACCTCGACGTCCGCGCCCTGCCGGGCGTCTACCTCGGCATCGTCATGGGCCGGCACGCCGGCTTCCTCGCTGCCTCCTCCGCCATCGCCCAGAAATACCCCGAAGACGGCCCCCACCTCATCTACCTGCCTGAGCGCACCTTCGACGTCGACGAATTCCTCGCCTCCGTCAAGAAAACCTACGACCAGCACCGCAAGTGCGTCGTCGCCCTCTCCGAAGGCATCTGCGACCGCTCCGGCGACCCCATCGTCGTCTCGCTGCGCAAAGACACCGAAGTCGACGCCCACGGCAACGTCTCCCTTTCCGGCAGCTGGGTCATCGGCGACCTCCTCAGCTCGCTGATCAAAGAGAAACTCGGCATTTCCCGCGTCCGCAGCGACACCTTCGGCTACCTCCAGCGCTCCTTCCTCGGCTGCGTCTCCGACGTCGACCAGCACGAAGCCCGCGAGGCCGGCGAACGCGCGGTCCAGATGGCCGTCTGGAACAACGTCGACGGCTCCATCGCCATCGTCCGGACCGGCTACTACTCGGTCGACTACCGTCTCCAGCCCCTCGCCGACGTCGCCGGCAAAACCCGCGTCATGCCCGACGAATTCATCAACGCCGACGGCAACCACATCACCGACGCCTTCAAATTCTACGTCCGGCCCCTCATGGGCTCCGGCCTGCCCTCGCCCTCCCAGCTCCGCGCGCCGCGCGTCCCCAAACTGCTTGAGCGCGAATAA
- a CDS encoding 4Fe-4S binding protein: MIIDKETCIGCQLCQPYCPMGCISYRESEEKCAIDLDECVECGICQRPKVCPTGALQQQELDEMRNLRRTFSNPLVPHKTTSVPGRGTEEMKTNDVTGRFKRGHAGVAVELGRPGTGTRFCDVEKVAMAVAPIGVVFEPQNPVTALMVDTATGKMQDGIRDEKVLSAIVEFDVVIEKLEAALTAIKNVAPQLDTVFSLDLASRMSADNTVPTADIARKVGFVPSYNGKTNVGLGRPLAKGV; the protein is encoded by the coding sequence ATGATCATTGACAAGGAAACCTGTATCGGTTGTCAGCTGTGCCAGCCCTACTGTCCGATGGGGTGCATCTCTTACCGGGAAAGCGAAGAAAAATGCGCCATCGATCTCGATGAATGCGTCGAATGCGGTATTTGCCAAAGGCCGAAAGTATGCCCGACCGGCGCCCTCCAGCAACAGGAACTCGACGAAATGCGCAACCTCCGCCGGACCTTCTCCAACCCGCTCGTTCCCCACAAGACGACCTCCGTCCCGGGACGCGGCACCGAAGAAATGAAAACAAACGACGTCACCGGCCGTTTCAAGCGTGGGCACGCCGGAGTCGCCGTCGAACTCGGCAGGCCTGGTACCGGCACCAGATTCTGCGACGTCGAAAAAGTCGCCATGGCCGTTGCCCCCATCGGCGTAGTCTTTGAGCCGCAAAACCCCGTCACCGCGCTGATGGTCGACACCGCCACCGGCAAAATGCAGGACGGGATACGCGACGAAAAAGTGCTGTCCGCCATCGTCGAATTCGACGTCGTCATCGAGAAACTGGAGGCTGCCCTCACCGCCATCAAAAACGTCGCCCCCCAGCTCGATACAGTATTCAGCCTCGATCTTGCCAGCCGCATGTCGGCAGACAACACCGTTCCCACCGCGGACATCGCCCGTAAAGTGGGCTTTGTACCGTCGTACAACGGAAAAACAAATGTCGGTCTCGGCAGACCGCTGGCTAAGGGGGTTTAA
- a CDS encoding tripartite tricarboxylate transporter TctB family protein: protein MSVLLTESLIAVVFLISSCIFYYQTLLFPKTRISDIGPEYWPQLLLAGMVILSAALLVDIYLRRKALAAAVEEKKPYPLRFWYTLALAVVYTVIMPFLGFAVGTLLFCMAIMFVLGVRTAKNLLLTATGATILFVVLFPKIMAVPMPRGIGVFRMISLFFY, encoded by the coding sequence ATGTCGGTGTTGCTCACAGAGTCTTTAATCGCCGTAGTTTTCCTCATCTCCTCCTGTATCTTCTATTACCAAACTCTCCTGTTCCCCAAAACGCGGATAAGCGATATCGGCCCCGAATACTGGCCGCAGCTGCTGCTTGCCGGCATGGTCATCCTGTCCGCAGCGCTGCTCGTCGACATCTACCTGCGCCGCAAGGCCCTGGCCGCCGCGGTGGAAGAAAAAAAGCCCTACCCGCTTCGGTTCTGGTATACGCTCGCACTTGCCGTCGTCTACACCGTTATCATGCCCTTTCTCGGCTTTGCGGTCGGCACCCTGCTGTTTTGTATGGCCATCATGTTCGTCCTGGGCGTCAGGACGGCGAAAAACCTGTTGCTGACAGCAACCGGGGCGACAATCCTCTTCGTCGTGCTTTTCCCCAAAATCATGGCTGTTCCCATGCCTAGGGGCATCGGCGTCTTCAGGATGATCAGCCTATTTTTCTATTAG
- a CDS encoding sensor histidine kinase, which translates to MIVLIIIISLFYLSLVDNTEKQIAIQARSVANLAAARVDVVQSYLTADPPKNLGGIADEVERKTNAAFVVFLDKDGIRYTHPNPELIGKPFTGNDELPALREGRSYISKAIGISGPSIRAFAPVFDYTGNQLGAVAVGFWEPDIANIIWGVFRILYIIIPVSLVSVALFSFLLAGNIKKTLFGMEPAEIATQLKERETMLESVREGIIAIDADCKVTVANSAARRILAPEENILGNDVEKVIPNTRLPIVMANKTAELDEPMLLNGHVVLVNRIPLMVGNSPVGAISTFRDMTEINKLAEELTGTRQLVDSLRARSHEFMNKLQAVSGLIQLGSYTEARKYITGLTAKEQSFIEFLLKNIANPAAAGLLEGKSAEAQERGIALSIDPNSRLSVLPPYFDENALIIVLGNLIENAMDAVQDLPPGRRRVGVLIAQDGDGIFIRVFDNGRGIPGHLLTQIFEKGFSTKELGRGYGLANVKARVELASGSIDVKSDGSGTAVSVRIPLGSADAQE; encoded by the coding sequence ATGATAGTGTTGATAATCATTATTTCGCTGTTTTATCTGTCGCTTGTCGATAATACCGAGAAGCAAATTGCCATCCAGGCGCGGAGCGTCGCAAACCTGGCCGCGGCGCGGGTGGATGTCGTCCAGTCGTATCTGACCGCCGACCCGCCGAAGAATCTGGGGGGAATAGCGGATGAGGTCGAAAGAAAAACGAACGCCGCCTTTGTCGTGTTTCTTGACAAAGACGGCATCCGCTATACTCATCCGAATCCCGAACTGATCGGCAAGCCTTTTACCGGCAACGACGAGCTGCCGGCGCTGCGCGAGGGCCGGTCGTATATTTCGAAGGCGATCGGCATTTCCGGTCCGTCGATCCGCGCTTTCGCCCCGGTGTTCGATTATACCGGCAATCAACTGGGCGCGGTGGCGGTCGGCTTCTGGGAGCCCGATATCGCCAATATTATCTGGGGCGTTTTCCGTATTCTGTATATCATCATCCCGGTCAGTCTCGTTTCGGTCGCGCTGTTTTCTTTTCTGCTGGCAGGCAATATCAAGAAGACGCTGTTCGGTATGGAGCCGGCGGAAATCGCTACACAGCTCAAGGAACGGGAGACGATGCTGGAGTCCGTACGGGAGGGCATCATCGCAATCGACGCCGACTGCAAGGTAACGGTGGCCAACAGCGCCGCCCGCAGAATACTGGCGCCGGAGGAGAATATCCTCGGCAACGATGTGGAAAAGGTGATCCCCAATACCAGGCTGCCGATCGTGATGGCGAATAAGACGGCCGAGCTGGATGAGCCGATGCTCCTCAACGGCCACGTGGTGCTTGTGAACCGTATCCCGCTCATGGTCGGCAACAGTCCGGTGGGCGCGATTTCGACTTTTCGCGATATGACCGAGATCAATAAACTGGCCGAGGAGCTGACGGGAACGAGGCAGCTTGTCGATTCGCTGCGGGCGCGAAGCCACGAGTTCATGAACAAGCTGCAGGCGGTTTCGGGCCTTATCCAGCTCGGTTCTTACACGGAGGCCCGCAAGTATATCACCGGGCTGACGGCAAAGGAGCAATCGTTTATCGAGTTTTTGCTGAAGAATATCGCCAATCCGGCGGCCGCAGGGCTGCTGGAGGGCAAGTCGGCCGAAGCGCAGGAGCGAGGGATTGCGTTGTCGATCGACCCGAACAGCAGGCTTTCCGTCCTGCCGCCTTATTTCGACGAGAACGCGCTGATTATCGTGCTGGGCAACCTGATCGAGAACGCGATGGACGCCGTGCAGGATCTTCCTCCGGGGAGAAGGAGGGTGGGCGTACTGATAGCGCAGGACGGCGACGGGATTTTTATCAGGGTTTTCGATAACGGCCGCGGGATTCCGGGTCATTTGCTCACCCAGATTTTCGAGAAAGGTTTTTCGACCAAGGAGCTGGGGCGCGGGTACGGGTTGGCGAATGTCAAGGCCAGGGTGGAGCTTGCGTCCGGTTCGATCGATGTGAAAAGCGATGGCTCGGGAACGGCGGTATCGGTCAGGATACCGCTCGGGTCGGCCGATGCGCAGGAATAG
- a CDS encoding tripartite tricarboxylate transporter permease, translating into MDSFLTALLHIIQPSNLIAVIGGALLGMLSGATPGVSGTMMVVLLIPLTYTLEPDTAFLLLISVYCSAVFSGSISAILFRTPGAPEAVATTLDGYEMTKQGKPHEALGISVYSSAVGGLLGGAALILVAPQLAKLALAFGPPEYFGMAVMGLSVVTTLGAKNMVKALLAALLGLFLATVGIDPMAGIPRFTFGLPSLMSGIDFIPVLIGLFAISEMLRQVMEDTTIKVKLGKIRTSLPSFAMQKRLMPTIFGGSALGTIIGILPGIGATTAAMVSYSEAVRWSKTPEKFGTGHPEGIAAPESSNNAAANGAMVPLLALGIPGSATTAVMLGAFVLHGLKPGPLLFSEQAEFINTIFLGTMIANALILLVAPFFIRGFANIIRIPYPVLGPVILVLCIVGSYAIRNNMMDVWLTLGFGVLGYLLEKYCFPLSPIILGIVLGGLAEQEFRRSLIMSQGDYGIFFASPIAAVLLGVSFLSFIAPIAINFYKKWKANAASPGA; encoded by the coding sequence ATGGACAGCTTTCTGACAGCCCTGCTCCACATCATACAACCCTCGAACCTCATCGCCGTAATCGGCGGCGCCCTGCTTGGCATGCTCAGCGGCGCCACGCCCGGGGTGAGCGGCACGATGATGGTCGTGCTCCTCATCCCGCTCACCTACACCCTCGAGCCCGACACCGCTTTCCTGCTCCTTATCTCCGTCTACTGTTCGGCCGTATTTTCCGGTTCCATCAGCGCCATCCTCTTCCGCACCCCCGGCGCCCCCGAAGCGGTGGCCACCACCCTCGACGGCTACGAAATGACAAAACAGGGCAAACCCCATGAGGCCCTGGGGATATCGGTATACTCTTCCGCGGTGGGGGGACTGCTTGGCGGCGCGGCCCTCATCCTCGTCGCTCCCCAGCTCGCTAAGCTCGCTCTGGCCTTCGGCCCGCCGGAATACTTCGGCATGGCCGTCATGGGCCTCAGCGTAGTGACAACCCTCGGAGCGAAGAATATGGTGAAAGCGCTCCTTGCCGCGCTGCTAGGCCTATTTCTGGCGACCGTCGGCATCGACCCCATGGCGGGCATCCCCCGCTTCACCTTCGGGCTGCCCAGTCTGATGAGCGGCATCGACTTCATCCCCGTGCTCATCGGCCTGTTCGCCATCTCAGAAATGCTCCGCCAGGTCATGGAAGATACCACCATCAAAGTCAAGCTGGGAAAAATCAGAACCTCGCTGCCCAGCTTCGCCATGCAAAAACGGCTTATGCCGACAATATTCGGCGGCTCGGCCCTCGGGACGATCATCGGCATCCTGCCGGGCATCGGCGCTACCACCGCGGCCATGGTCAGCTACAGCGAAGCCGTCCGCTGGTCCAAAACGCCCGAAAAATTCGGCACCGGGCACCCGGAAGGCATCGCGGCGCCCGAATCCTCCAACAACGCCGCCGCCAACGGCGCCATGGTCCCCCTGCTCGCGCTGGGCATACCGGGCAGCGCGACCACGGCCGTAATGTTGGGGGCCTTCGTCCTCCACGGCCTCAAGCCAGGGCCGCTGCTGTTCAGCGAACAGGCCGAATTCATCAACACCATCTTCCTCGGCACGATGATCGCCAACGCGCTCATCCTTCTCGTAGCCCCCTTCTTCATCAGAGGCTTTGCCAACATTATCCGCATCCCCTACCCCGTACTGGGGCCTGTCATCCTAGTCCTCTGCATCGTCGGCTCGTACGCCATCCGCAACAATATGATGGACGTCTGGCTGACGCTCGGCTTCGGCGTACTCGGCTATCTGCTTGAAAAATACTGTTTCCCCCTCTCCCCCATCATCCTGGGGATCGTCCTCGGCGGGCTCGCCGAGCAGGAATTCCGACGCTCGCTCATCATGTCGCAGGGCGACTACGGCATATTCTTCGCCAGCCCGATTGCCGCCGTGCTGCTCGGCGTATCGTTCCTGTCCTTCATCGCCCCGATTGCGATAAACTTCTACAAAAAGTGGAAAGCGAACGCTGCGTCCCCCGGCGCATAG
- a CDS encoding tripartite tricarboxylate transporter substrate binding protein, with amino-acid sequence MTTKTRASLICVLLLVAALALGGCGGSSATDGKAKYPERPVEGIVGWGAGGGTDVFARAIAKPAGEILGQTIAVKNMPGSSGAIAGDYVTQQPADGYTLWFMGSNYAVNVALGRTPHPLSDYIPVARIQHDTAMLQVTKTSKFKTVDDIVAYAKANPGKLKVGGTGAASFDEVVIALWEDAAGIKVNYVPYENGGQMQAALLGGHLDIMFEELGPVAGRVADGSLVPVLAFSEKKLEKFPNLPVAPDKGWNITLGNWRGVMVNKGTDPAIVKKLEETFTKAKDTPSYKKVEKDTFLDLRPGYLSGKDYGAAIQKDIDVYKKALTKLGYIK; translated from the coding sequence ATGACAACCAAAACGAGAGCAAGCCTGATCTGCGTCCTGCTCCTTGTTGCCGCCCTCGCGCTCGGCGGCTGCGGCGGCAGCTCGGCGACCGACGGAAAAGCCAAATATCCCGAACGGCCGGTCGAAGGCATCGTCGGCTGGGGTGCGGGCGGCGGCACCGACGTATTCGCCCGGGCCATTGCAAAACCGGCCGGCGAAATACTCGGCCAGACGATCGCCGTCAAAAACATGCCGGGCTCGTCCGGGGCCATCGCCGGCGACTATGTCACCCAGCAGCCGGCCGACGGCTACACCCTGTGGTTCATGGGCTCCAACTACGCCGTCAACGTCGCCCTGGGACGCACCCCCCACCCGCTCAGCGACTATATCCCCGTAGCCCGTATCCAGCATGACACCGCCATGCTCCAGGTCACCAAAACCAGCAAATTCAAGACCGTCGACGACATCGTCGCCTACGCCAAAGCCAACCCCGGCAAACTCAAAGTCGGCGGCACCGGCGCCGCCAGCTTCGACGAAGTCGTAATCGCCCTCTGGGAAGACGCCGCCGGCATCAAAGTCAACTACGTGCCCTATGAAAACGGCGGACAAATGCAGGCCGCCCTGCTCGGCGGACATCTCGATATCATGTTCGAAGAGCTCGGCCCGGTCGCCGGACGTGTAGCCGACGGCAGCCTCGTTCCCGTACTGGCCTTCAGCGAGAAAAAACTGGAGAAATTCCCCAACCTCCCGGTAGCGCCCGACAAGGGCTGGAACATCACCCTCGGCAACTGGCGCGGCGTAATGGTCAATAAAGGCACCGACCCGGCCATCGTAAAAAAACTCGAAGAAACCTTCACCAAAGCCAAAGACACGCCCTCTTACAAAAAAGTGGAAAAAGACACCTTCCTGGATCTTAGGCCCGGTTACCTGAGCGGCAAAGACTACGGCGCCGCCATCCAGAAGGACATCGACGTCTACAAAAAAGCCCTCACCAAACTCGGCTACATCAAATAA